From one Trifolium pratense cultivar HEN17-A07 linkage group LG1, ARS_RC_1.1, whole genome shotgun sequence genomic stretch:
- the LOC123921780 gene encoding CCR4-NOT transcription complex subunit 9-like, whose protein sequence is MANLPPQSPSMKKDKSNSSSSSINSTRMMYAKRLVIELNNPDLRENALTVLSKMTDLFQELASVLWNSFGIIATFLQEITSIYPVISTPDLTPQQSARVCNVLALLQCVASHYDTKISFLKANMPIYLYPYLRTTNNSAPYEDLRLASLGVIAATVKVKTREAIDFLLASEVMPLCLQSIDVGRELSKTVATFIVEKILSDHVGMAYVCVIPERYHAVIGALDMLAKAQNQPSSRLVKLLVSCYTYLSEKQVMFLPKTIPPPS, encoded by the exons ATGGCGAATCTCCCCCCTCAATCACCCTCTATGAAGAAAGATAAATCGAATTCCAGTTCCTCCAGCATTAATTCCACCAGGATGATGTACGCAAAACGTCTTGTAATTGAACTGAACAATCCCGATCTACGAGAAAATGCTCTTACTGTGCTTTCCAAG ATGACAGATTTATTTCAAGAACTCGCGTCAGTATTGTGGAATTCTTTTGGTATTATTGCAACATTTTTACAG gaAATAACTTCAATATATCCTGTAATTTCAACTCCAGATCTTACTCCACAACAATCAGCTCGAGTATGCAATGTTCTTGCCCTACTTCAG TGTGTGGCATCCCACTATGATACAAAGATATCATTTCTGAAAG CTAACATGCCTATATATTTGTATCCCTATCTTCGCACAACAAACAATTCGGCACCATATGAGGATTTGAGACTTGCTAGTCTTGGAGTCATTGCTGCAACCGTGAAG GTTAAGACCAGAGAAGCCATAGATTTCCTTCTGGCAAGTGAAGTCATGCCGCTGTGCCTCCAAAGTATTGATGTTGGCAGAGAACTGTCAAAAACT GTAGCAACTTTTATTGTTGAGAAAATTCTGTCAGATCACGTTGGTATGGCTTATGTTTGTGTTATACCAGAACGCTATCATGCAGTAATCGGAGCTTTGGACATGTTGGCAAAAGCTCAGAATCAACCTTCATCGAGGCTTGTGAAGCTGTTGGTTTCGTGTTATACTTATCTCTCGGAAAAACAAGTAATGTTTTTGCCGAAAACAATTCCACCACCATCTTAA